The following proteins are encoded in a genomic region of Coleofasciculus chthonoplastes PCC 7420:
- a CDS encoding glycosyltransferase family 2 protein: MSSSSSKFQRFRPQRPFATDWLVDVLPGFFDRSLEPIGLSHLKWLVLFLLVISIPLVITPLKVWQQGVVAILLLAIGQVVVRAENRVSDKQISEYYHLFLVWLSLVTTARYLYYRLNYTLNFDTFINGLFCVLLLIAELYAILTLVLAYVQTLHIQDREPVDLSAYPQDQWPKVDIYIPTYNEDVEIVRKTAIGAMAIDYPEDKKKVYVLDDGRAEKYKARRERLRKMCEEVGCIMMTRDSNEHAKAGNINTAFRRTKGDLVMILDCDHIPLRDFLKHTAGFFFDENVAFVQTPHWFFNPDPFERNLRTDGRIPVGNELFYKVLQKGNDFWNAAFFCGSAAVIRKEYALQVGGIATETVTEDCHTAFRLHSLGYRSIYYDKIMIAGLAPENFSSYVGQQVRWARGMAQILRIENPVFNRKLNLTIPQRICYFSATSHFFYGYPRLIYALAPTLFLLFRINPIQGLGLETLAYALPHILLSLNANYITYKHVRFSFWNEIFEFVMAFQAGYVTTMALINPNLGSFNVTDKDMTLVKREFSLSNFDWQSVRGLLGITAFVLLALGSVPFWLILRPEDTEAVLVNALWCVFNMVLLMAALLVAFEQPQERTAHRLRRRLGATVYSYDKSWSGVTLDVSETGTRMILEVEGQPNLPDEIEVELVGDYGARVIMEAQIVVAKSVNEHQMELAVKFINVTQAQRDNLTLVTYSDVKEWYSQTREYVDKPLQSLGFLATGLFRAFQEFKVDKGSGKVRKRVQASAQLFWEGDFYLATVTAIGATSLRLELDDSITSNAKLLKSDNLKKMQQEKPLVGLLLSQDAMSQSRERFLTQILSLEILVPGESSTSSPKKIALELSFPDQFKDRQAAKIKELVRVLH; this comes from the coding sequence ATGTCTTCGTCTTCGTCTAAATTCCAGCGATTTCGTCCTCAACGCCCCTTCGCCACTGACTGGCTAGTTGATGTTCTGCCTGGGTTTTTTGATCGCTCACTAGAACCCATTGGTTTAAGCCATTTGAAATGGCTGGTTCTGTTTCTGCTGGTGATCTCGATTCCCTTGGTGATTACTCCACTAAAGGTTTGGCAGCAGGGTGTTGTCGCCATTTTGCTTTTGGCGATCGGGCAAGTGGTTGTACGAGCGGAAAACCGCGTGTCAGACAAACAAATTAGTGAGTACTACCACTTATTTTTGGTCTGGTTGAGTTTAGTAACCACTGCCCGCTATCTCTACTATCGCCTCAACTATACACTCAATTTTGATACCTTTATCAATGGCTTATTTTGTGTACTGTTGTTGATCGCTGAACTGTATGCCATCCTGACGCTCGTTCTGGCGTATGTTCAAACCCTGCATATTCAAGACCGTGAACCTGTCGATTTGTCGGCATATCCGCAAGACCAGTGGCCCAAGGTGGACATCTATATTCCCACCTACAACGAAGACGTGGAAATTGTCCGCAAAACGGCAATCGGTGCCATGGCAATCGACTATCCGGAAGACAAAAAAAAGGTGTATGTTTTAGATGATGGTCGAGCCGAAAAATACAAAGCCCGTCGCGAAAGATTGCGGAAAATGTGCGAGGAAGTCGGCTGCATCATGATGACGCGGGATAGTAATGAACATGCCAAGGCGGGGAATATTAATACCGCGTTTCGCCGCACAAAGGGCGATTTAGTGATGATTCTGGACTGTGACCATATTCCGCTGCGAGATTTTCTCAAACATACCGCCGGCTTCTTTTTTGATGAAAATGTCGCATTTGTGCAAACACCCCACTGGTTTTTTAACCCCGATCCCTTTGAGCGAAATTTGCGTACAGATGGCAGAATCCCGGTTGGTAATGAGTTATTTTATAAGGTACTGCAAAAAGGAAATGATTTTTGGAATGCGGCGTTTTTCTGTGGTTCAGCAGCGGTAATTCGTAAAGAATATGCCCTACAAGTTGGCGGGATTGCCACAGAAACGGTGACTGAAGATTGTCACACGGCATTCCGACTCCATTCTCTGGGATACAGGTCAATTTATTACGACAAAATCATGATTGCGGGTCTCGCCCCAGAGAACTTTTCCTCGTATGTGGGTCAGCAAGTTCGGTGGGCGCGAGGTATGGCGCAGATTCTGCGGATTGAAAATCCGGTGTTCAACCGTAAGCTAAATTTGACGATTCCGCAGCGGATTTGTTACTTCAGTGCCACGTCTCACTTCTTCTACGGCTATCCCCGACTCATCTATGCCCTCGCGCCGACTCTATTCTTATTATTTAGAATCAACCCGATTCAGGGTTTGGGATTGGAAACCTTGGCGTATGCACTTCCCCATATCCTCCTGTCTCTTAATGCCAACTACATTACCTATAAACATGTGCGCTTTTCCTTCTGGAATGAAATCTTTGAATTTGTCATGGCATTCCAGGCGGGATATGTGACAACGATGGCGTTAATTAATCCCAATCTGGGTTCCTTTAACGTCACCGACAAAGACATGACGTTAGTCAAACGGGAATTTAGTTTATCAAACTTTGATTGGCAGTCTGTACGGGGTCTCTTAGGTATAACAGCTTTTGTGTTGCTGGCGTTAGGGTCAGTTCCCTTTTGGTTAATCCTGCGTCCAGAGGATACAGAAGCGGTTTTGGTTAACGCCTTATGGTGTGTCTTTAATATGGTTCTATTAATGGCAGCCTTACTGGTTGCTTTTGAACAACCCCAAGAACGCACTGCCCACCGCTTACGGCGACGGCTGGGGGCAACTGTTTACAGCTATGACAAAAGTTGGAGTGGCGTGACTCTAGATGTTTCGGAAACTGGAACTCGAATGATCTTAGAAGTTGAAGGTCAACCCAATTTACCCGATGAAATTGAAGTTGAATTAGTGGGCGATTATGGCGCAAGGGTAATTATGGAGGCTCAGATTGTGGTAGCAAAGTCGGTTAATGAGCATCAAATGGAATTGGCGGTTAAGTTTATTAATGTCACCCAAGCACAGCGAGATAATTTAACCTTGGTGACGTATTCTGACGTGAAGGAATGGTATTCACAAACACGGGAATATGTGGATAAACCGTTGCAGTCATTAGGATTTTTGGCTACAGGTCTTTTCCGTGCCTTCCAGGAATTTAAGGTAGATAAAGGGTCAGGGAAAGTCCGCAAACGGGTTCAAGCTTCAGCTCAATTGTTTTGGGAAGGAGACTTTTATTTGGCAACAGTGACCGCAATTGGGGCGACAAGTTTGCGATTAGAACTCGATGATTCTATTACATCGAATGCTAAATTACTTAAATCTGATAATTTAAAGAAAATGCAGCAAGAAAAACCATTAGTGGGCTTGCTGTTAAGTCAAGACGCCATGAGCCAATCCCGGGAGCGCTTTTTAACCCAAATTCTCTCATTAGAAATTCTGGTTCCAGGGGAGAGCAGTACTTCTTCGCCGAAGAAAATTGCGCTAGAATTAAGTTTCCCTGATCAATTCAAGGATCGGCAGGCGGCTAAAATTAAGGAGCTGGTCAGAGTATTGCATTGA
- a CDS encoding CHAT domain-containing protein: protein MKKMPVFLTQRQKWLTSLAWGISAFLLTLVLSLGVFPTMAQMSGTMESGQPSGIEPLPELMSLKRQLQTMSTAQLVQQGNQSYQQGQYTDAITFWQQALETFASPGNQLNQAMILSNLALAYQKLGNWSEAQDAIAQSLSLLQTTPPNNTRDRLPIHAQALTNLGTLQLAQGDAKTALTTWKQATDDYQQIGDQTGVTRSLINQSQALEALALYPRACTTLLQVFEFTDHDCRDIRQLEANTFLDTLRQQSQASPLKRQGLNRLGSLLRTLGDLTLSQKILELSLTLQPPTTASATLLDLGNTSRDLSNQGRDLYQRSETINTFQQALNTTQTALNYYQTAAESPSDYQQQAQLNRLNLLLDVETWLQEKQAQLAQKDPQTLIFANQEKLPQLIEEWLSQIQQQLSDIDIATIQTNFINLPPSYGAVIAQTNLVQTLIHLKKRSPQISWSTLDPLLTIARKNAETINNIRAKSYALGYSGYRYEQTQNWALAKTLTQDALNLAQSIQAWDIAYRWSWQLGRLYQNQGETESAIAAYQSAYNNLQTLRRDLTASAADFQFTFREQVEAPIYRNLVDLLLQLDNPSPATLKQARQVMESLQIAELENFLQEPCTPTNLAEIDRVIEEKDPTAAFLYPIILPQRLEVILKLPGKDNVYSYRQPISETEVRKTLTEFRKNLQYPYLSTETKQQSQLLYNWLIQPIRSRLDAAHIKTLIFVLDGSLRTIPLATLYDGKQFLIENYAIAVAPNLMLQNPQRLSPDQLNVLAASLTEPPPGFEQFAKLPNVNVELTKIEQTGVTLISLRDDQFTRANFNQQLNQSAFKVIHLATHGKFSSNPEDTFLLVADGKLTVRELEDLFRIRNASQTNLIELLVFSACETAEGDERADLGIAGTTVRAGASSAIATLWSVDDQFSVEFMQEFYQQLNQGTVTKAEALRRTQAKFLNNNQYQSPLYWAPYILVGS, encoded by the coding sequence ATGAAAAAAATGCCTGTATTTTTAACCCAACGCCAAAAATGGCTAACGTCTCTCGCCTGGGGAATCAGCGCTTTCCTGCTAACTCTAGTTTTGAGTTTAGGTGTATTCCCAACAATGGCACAAATGTCTGGGACAATGGAGAGTGGGCAACCATCGGGGATTGAGCCTCTGCCTGAGTTGATGTCGCTAAAGCGACAACTACAAACTATGTCTACTGCTCAATTGGTACAACAGGGAAACCAATCCTACCAACAAGGACAGTATACTGACGCGATTACCTTCTGGCAACAGGCACTCGAAACCTTCGCCAGCCCAGGGAATCAACTCAACCAAGCGATGATTCTGAGTAATCTTGCCCTCGCCTACCAAAAACTGGGAAACTGGAGTGAAGCCCAAGACGCGATCGCACAAAGCCTAAGTCTACTCCAAACCACCCCCCCAAACAATACCCGCGATCGCCTCCCTATCCACGCCCAAGCCCTTACCAATCTCGGCACCCTCCAACTCGCCCAAGGCGACGCCAAAACCGCACTCACCACCTGGAAACAAGCCACAGACGACTATCAACAAATTGGTGATCAAACAGGCGTCACCCGCAGTTTAATCAATCAAAGTCAAGCCCTAGAAGCCTTAGCACTTTACCCCCGCGCTTGCACCACCTTACTCCAGGTGTTTGAATTTACCGATCACGATTGTCGCGACATCCGCCAATTAGAAGCCAACACCTTCCTCGACACCCTGCGCCAACAAAGTCAAGCCTCTCCCCTGAAACGTCAAGGATTAAATCGCCTCGGTAGTCTCCTACGAACATTAGGAGATTTAACCCTTTCCCAAAAGATTTTAGAACTCAGTTTAACCCTACAACCCCCCACCACCGCCAGCGCCACCCTCTTGGATTTAGGCAATACCAGCCGCGACTTAAGCAATCAAGGGCGAGACTTGTATCAACGTAGCGAAACAATCAACACCTTTCAGCAGGCTCTAAACACCACTCAAACCGCCCTAAACTATTATCAAACCGCCGCTGAATCCCCATCCGATTACCAACAGCAAGCCCAACTAAATCGCCTCAACCTTCTTTTAGACGTGGAAACCTGGTTACAGGAAAAACAAGCCCAACTCGCCCAAAAAGATCCCCAAACCCTAATATTTGCCAATCAAGAAAAATTACCCCAACTGATTGAGGAGTGGTTATCCCAAATTCAGCAGCAACTCTCAGATATAGACATCGCCACCATCCAAACCAACTTCATCAACCTACCCCCCAGTTATGGCGCAGTCATCGCCCAAACCAACCTCGTCCAAACTCTAATTCACCTAAAAAAACGCTCCCCCCAAATTTCTTGGTCAACCCTTGATCCCCTCTTAACCATAGCCCGAAAAAACGCCGAAACGATTAACAATATCCGTGCTAAATCCTACGCCCTTGGCTATTCCGGATATCGATACGAACAAACCCAAAATTGGGCATTAGCCAAAACCCTCACCCAAGACGCCCTCAACCTGGCTCAATCCATTCAAGCCTGGGATATTGCCTACCGCTGGAGTTGGCAACTGGGTAGACTTTATCAAAATCAAGGAGAAACCGAATCCGCGATCGCAGCGTACCAAAGTGCCTATAATAACCTGCAAACCCTGCGCCGCGACTTAACCGCCAGCGCGGCTGATTTCCAATTTACATTCCGCGAACAAGTCGAAGCCCCCATTTACCGTAACTTAGTGGATTTACTCCTACAATTAGACAATCCCTCACCCGCCACACTCAAACAAGCCCGTCAGGTAATGGAATCCCTCCAAATTGCCGAATTAGAAAACTTTTTACAAGAACCCTGTACGCCAACCAATTTAGCGGAAATTGACCGAGTTATCGAAGAAAAAGACCCAACTGCTGCCTTCCTCTACCCAATTATTCTACCCCAACGATTAGAAGTTATCCTCAAATTACCGGGAAAAGATAACGTCTATTCCTACCGCCAACCGATTTCTGAGACTGAAGTGAGAAAAACCCTGACCGAGTTCCGCAAAAATCTCCAATATCCCTACCTTTCCACAGAAACCAAACAACAGTCTCAACTCCTCTATAATTGGCTCATTCAACCGATTCGATCCCGCTTAGACGCCGCCCACATCAAAACCTTAATCTTTGTCCTTGATGGTTCACTGCGAACGATTCCCCTCGCCACATTGTATGATGGTAAACAGTTTTTAATCGAGAATTATGCTATTGCCGTTGCGCCAAACTTAATGCTACAAAATCCGCAACGGTTATCTCCTGATCAGTTAAACGTTCTCGCGGCGAGTCTAACTGAACCCCCGCCAGGATTTGAGCAGTTTGCTAAACTTCCCAATGTGAATGTGGAGTTAACTAAAATTGAGCAGACAGGGGTAACGCTGATCTCACTACGCGATGATCAATTTACCCGAGCAAACTTCAACCAGCAACTGAATCAATCGGCGTTTAAAGTGATTCACCTGGCGACTCATGGCAAATTTAGCTCAAATCCAGAGGATACATTTCTCCTGGTTGCCGATGGTAAACTAACGGTTAGGGAACTAGAAGATCTCTTCCGGATCAGAAACGCCAGCCAAACCAATCTGATCGAACTCCTCGTGTTTAGTGCTTGCGAAACCGCAGAGGGTGACGAACGGGCAGATTTAGGCATTGCTGGAACCACAGTAAGGGCGGGGGCGAGTAGTGCGATCGCGACGTTGTGGAGTGTCGATGATCAGTTTAGCGTGGAGTTTATGCAGGAATTCTATCAGCAATTAAATCAAGGAACTGTGACAAAAGCGGAAGCCCTGCGTCGTACCCAAGCCAAATTTTTGAATAATAATCAGTATCAATCGCCTTTGTACTGGGCGCCCTACATTCTCGTTGGCAGT
- a CDS encoding TIR domain-containing protein, with protein sequence MNGFQDAFISYGRADSKAFAIKLYQRLQKQGRKVWFDQNDIPLGVDFQNQIDDGIETSHNFLFIIAPHSVNSPYCRKEIELAVQHNKRIIPLLHVEQISRETWQQRYPQGTDEEWEAYQAKGLHSSFPNMHPEIGKINWVYFREGIDDFEQSLTGLLDVFERHQDYVYQHTYFLAQALAWKRHHQSSRYLLIGEERLQAEQWLKTRFKDEQPPCVPTDLHCEFITESIKNTQNLMTQVFLSYAVEDKEVMVKIRNSLRRECITVWTNQSDIQTGEVFAAAIQRGIEQADNVVYLLSPDSLQSYYCKQEWQYALSLNKRIIPVLVRETPPEQMPNVLQDLQYIDLTDNVKEEDYRLDESQLLKIIQQDAAYYNEHKILLTKALKWERQHRNPSILLRGYNLRHAEAWLKVAKQRTSYPPTRLQEEFISESLRQPPASSLDVFISYSRADSDFARQLNDALQMQGKTTWFDQESIASGTEFQLEIYRGIEVSDNFLFILSPRSVDSPYCADEVEYAAKLNKRVVTVLYRPINSARLHPELAKVQRIDFNQNEHDFWANFNQLVRTLDTDRDHLRVHTRLLTRAMEWDREGREPSFLLRGKDLEASEQWLKQAQKKEPKPTLIQQDYIITSRKFPLRKPKLSTVILSSIAASVLVIGVRFLGVLQPLELLAYDYLMRQRPSEPIDKRFLIVEVTDDDIEWLIQNYPPGYGTVPDLALNQLLEKLERYQPRLIGLDIYRDFKTDLNLAPLATRLRENHRLITVCKLGYSNYKGIKPPPEIYPSAIPERVGFSDLIQDRDSIVRRHLLVQASDEYCSTIDAFSLVIARRYLEAEGKVYKPPFSTEGYYLQALQFSNTLFQSLSAFSGGYQGQSDADVTYQTLLNYHLVNGNPSEFAPRVRLRQVLENQISETDIKDRIILIGITARISADDYFFTPYGEMAGVVIQAQMASQMISTVLDGRALIWWLPRWGDWLWIGVWSLIAGGIVWQFQRPLYIVVAGGMSCCILYGIVYIIFVNVNGWIPLIPAGLTLVATGGLVIYVTSKLR encoded by the coding sequence ATGAACGGCTTTCAGGATGCATTTATTTCCTACGGACGAGCAGATAGTAAAGCCTTTGCTATAAAACTCTATCAACGATTACAAAAGCAGGGGCGGAAGGTTTGGTTTGACCAAAATGATATTCCTCTGGGAGTAGATTTTCAGAATCAAATAGATGATGGTATAGAAACGTCCCACAACTTTCTCTTTATTATTGCTCCCCATTCGGTTAACTCACCCTATTGCCGCAAGGAAATTGAATTAGCGGTTCAACACAATAAACGGATAATTCCCTTGTTGCATGTTGAACAAATTAGTCGCGAAACCTGGCAACAGCGCTATCCCCAGGGGACAGATGAAGAATGGGAGGCTTATCAAGCTAAGGGATTGCATTCCAGTTTTCCTAACATGCACCCAGAAATTGGTAAGATTAATTGGGTTTACTTTCGCGAGGGGATTGATGATTTTGAACAGTCGCTAACAGGATTGCTGGACGTTTTTGAACGACATCAAGATTACGTGTATCAGCATACTTATTTTCTTGCCCAAGCCTTAGCGTGGAAAAGGCATCATCAGTCGTCTCGCTATTTATTAATTGGGGAAGAACGACTACAAGCAGAACAATGGTTGAAAACTAGATTTAAGGATGAACAACCGCCTTGTGTGCCGACAGATTTGCATTGTGAATTTATTACTGAAAGTATTAAAAATACTCAGAATTTGATGACTCAGGTGTTCCTCTCTTATGCGGTAGAGGACAAGGAAGTCATGGTGAAAATTCGCAACAGTTTGCGGCGAGAATGTATTACAGTTTGGACGAATCAAAGTGATATTCAAACGGGGGAAGTATTTGCGGCGGCGATTCAGCGGGGAATTGAACAAGCAGATAATGTGGTTTATTTACTCTCGCCCGACTCTCTACAGTCATACTACTGTAAGCAGGAATGGCAATATGCTTTATCCCTCAATAAGCGGATTATTCCTGTGCTAGTCCGAGAAACTCCACCGGAACAGATGCCAAATGTGTTGCAGGATTTACAGTATATCGATTTAACTGATAATGTCAAAGAAGAGGATTATCGTCTTGATGAAAGCCAACTGCTGAAAATTATACAGCAGGATGCCGCCTACTATAACGAACATAAAATACTGTTAACCAAGGCGCTAAAGTGGGAACGTCAACATCGTAACCCCAGTATTTTACTACGGGGATATAATCTGCGTCATGCCGAAGCTTGGTTGAAGGTAGCAAAGCAGAGAACATCCTATCCACCGACGCGGTTACAGGAGGAATTTATCAGTGAAAGTCTGCGACAACCGCCTGCGAGTTCTCTGGATGTATTTATTTCCTATTCTCGTGCCGATTCGGATTTTGCGCGTCAGTTAAATGATGCCTTACAGATGCAGGGGAAGACGACTTGGTTTGACCAAGAAAGTATTGCGTCTGGGACGGAGTTTCAGCTAGAGATTTATCGGGGAATTGAAGTCTCTGATAACTTTTTATTTATTCTTTCACCTCGGTCAGTGGATTCCCCTTACTGTGCGGATGAAGTTGAATATGCAGCGAAGTTGAATAAACGGGTGGTAACGGTGCTGTATCGACCGATTAATTCGGCGAGGTTGCACCCAGAATTAGCTAAGGTACAGCGGATTGATTTTAATCAAAATGAGCATGATTTTTGGGCAAATTTTAATCAATTGGTAAGAACTCTGGATACCGACAGAGATCATTTGCGGGTACATACTCGTTTACTGACACGGGCGATGGAGTGGGATAGAGAAGGGCGGGAACCCAGTTTTTTGTTACGAGGGAAGGATTTAGAAGCATCAGAACAGTGGTTAAAGCAAGCCCAAAAAAAAGAACCAAAACCTACCCTAATTCAGCAAGATTATATTATCACAAGCCGTAAATTTCCCCTGCGTAAACCCAAACTATCAACAGTGATTTTGAGCAGTATTGCGGCGTCAGTTTTGGTGATTGGGGTACGTTTTTTAGGCGTATTGCAGCCTCTGGAACTGCTGGCGTATGACTACTTAATGCGTCAGCGACCCAGTGAACCGATAGATAAACGGTTTCTGATTGTTGAAGTTACGGATGATGATATTGAATGGTTGATTCAGAATTACCCACCAGGGTATGGAACTGTACCCGATTTAGCGCTAAATCAACTTTTGGAGAAACTGGAACGATACCAGCCCAGACTCATTGGTTTAGATATTTATCGAGATTTTAAGACTGACCTTAATTTAGCCCCTTTAGCAACTCGTCTGCGAGAAAATCATCGTTTGATTACTGTCTGTAAATTAGGGTACAGTAACTATAAGGGAATAAAACCGCCGCCAGAAATTTACCCATCTGCAATACCCGAACGGGTTGGCTTTAGTGATTTGATTCAAGATAGGGATTCAATTGTGCGTCGTCATTTGTTGGTTCAGGCGTCAGATGAGTATTGTTCCACAATTGATGCATTTAGTCTGGTTATTGCCCGTCGTTATCTTGAAGCTGAGGGGAAGGTTTATAAACCACCGTTTTCAACCGAGGGATATTATTTACAAGCGTTGCAATTTAGCAACACCCTATTTCAGAGTTTAAGTGCGTTTTCAGGGGGGTATCAAGGGCAATCTGATGCCGATGTGACATACCAAACGTTACTGAATTACCATTTAGTGAATGGCAATCCGAGTGAATTTGCCCCACGAGTTAGGTTAAGACAGGTTCTAGAGAATCAGATTTCTGAAACCGATATAAAAGACCGAATTATTTTAATTGGCATTACTGCCAGAATTAGTGCTGATGATTATTTCTTTACCCCTTACGGGGAGATGGCTGGAGTTGTTATTCAGGCACAAATGGCAAGTCAAATGATTAGTACTGTTTTGGATGGACGGGCTTTAATTTGGTGGCTACCTCGGTGGGGGGATTGGCTCTGGATTGGGGTATGGTCATTGATTGCAGGTGGAATTGTGTGGCAATTTCAGCGACCTTTGTATATTGTCGTTGCCGGGGGGATGTCTTGTTGTATTTTGTACGGGATAGTTTATATTATTTTTGTTAATGTTAATGGGTGGATACCGCTGATACCAGCCGGGTTAACGTTAGTAGCTACGGGGGGATTGGTGATTTATGTTACTTCTAAATTACGTTAA
- a CDS encoding DUF928 domain-containing protein, whose translation MIKHKLLASKIILVSCLLVPVANTLIQPSPVQAQSPQEWVETLMRSQEKTLGDASGRTRGGATRGSCPTIIDEPVVVLAPENNVGATTKASPTFLFYVPYDQSMGVKAQFALLDQQNNLLTKILIELPEKPGLVRFTLPSNESVELKGKSLEVGQRYEWFFSIVCSPDSPSRNPSVSGWIQRVAPSPELERQLQEMSLEQSYLVYREMGIWYEAIDQLAQNSDRYPDDWADLLAAYQLSESIPDAIAQLQPYLINR comes from the coding sequence ATGATTAAGCATAAATTACTAGCAAGCAAAATTATACTGGTTAGCTGTTTACTTGTGCCTGTAGCTAACACTTTGATTCAGCCGTCTCCCGTCCAAGCGCAATCACCACAGGAGTGGGTAGAAACGCTAATGCGATCGCAAGAGAAAACCTTGGGAGATGCTTCGGGTCGTACCCGGGGCGGAGCAACACGGGGTTCATGTCCGACTATTATTGATGAACCGGTGGTTGTTTTAGCACCTGAGAATAATGTGGGTGCTACGACTAAAGCGTCTCCCACGTTCTTATTTTATGTTCCTTATGATCAGTCGATGGGGGTAAAAGCGCAATTTGCCTTGTTAGATCAACAAAACAATCTCCTCACCAAAATTCTGATTGAATTACCGGAGAAACCAGGACTTGTTCGATTTACATTACCGAGTAATGAGTCGGTGGAATTAAAGGGAAAATCTTTAGAAGTGGGTCAACGATATGAATGGTTTTTCTCCATTGTTTGCAGTCCCGATAGTCCATCTCGTAACCCGAGTGTAAGTGGTTGGATTCAGCGAGTTGCACCCAGCCCAGAGTTAGAACGTCAGCTTCAGGAAATGTCTCTGGAACAATCCTATTTGGTGTATCGAGAAATGGGCATTTGGTATGAGGCAATTGATCAATTAGCTCAAAACAGCGATCGCTATCCCGATGACTGGGCGGATTTATTAGCCGCCTATCAACTATCTGAGTCAATTCCAGACGCGATCGCTCAATTGCAGCCTTACCTGATTAACCGTTAA